The following coding sequences lie in one Daphnia pulex isolate KAP4 chromosome 1, ASM2113471v1 genomic window:
- the LOC124196320 gene encoding uncharacterized protein LOC124196320 isoform X3, whose product MVSTHIHKWAVRLVLATLVVYPFSNASIQPLDWTELANEIDNQQWCGKSDYCHSLYETDDESTTELFSIKHGRTTMNPSEMEEKRFLERPCRCDEECHRYGDCCYDAPAADVGTSISNNNIKGVEFSRNSLACLPLRFKDNDHTPDQKYYIYMVDKCPSTWFVDGDDESLPALCQKKPNQSDYTHLMDIPVLSLDTNQTYANVFCARCHSDAARLARWNVSIECNEDFDQLNISRAQIFSQSNYQPGLRQWVLYNPSIDTIGSIRCHIVIDEFRMFSDYLKTTGSRRCLPRIESCATNWTSESDKIKCHAYTFLVQTEPPLGFSRRQNVYKNAHCAKCNHVQPNETLCYFPRSTDLFRLRAPLPGGRRQYSFSMLIDFDFGGSGAGGGRNEIVCGPKEIFDYFHDRCHAVICGAMFVNEGGTCVPKSELKVDGPTSRIWLNSSCQRLVLTENLDYIQLENGSLILNSTGEMLHPEDYEPIEVGQNVSICSIQPDSYFKYASTGQHYMSDICLAISVVCLAFHIIVHMILPKLRNLPGKNLLSLSCALFMAQLLFLTGIGLRDTVGYRLCATLGVLTHWFYLAAFFWMNVMGFDICRTFTGSLIRHRGMQGRGQRCTFIFYSLYAWGFPTLVVSLGIMLDLTHLMDDYAPEYGTRLCWISNKTGLGFLFMVPVAVLLLENMILFSLTVFSILKQRRAARFAVDKKQSYRKAGESKSVTERLQLPPGPTAPTAPMRHSSTANSKQKIRFILYIKLGLIMGMGWIFGFIAALAKIPALWYPFIFFNALQGAFIFVAFCCKRKIYFMLYQWATNRPHPSDSSSSSRTTASSNKPSTSTQRASVAVELPSNLAVEFESHPTNRFVPIVQDSTQPQQPSLAAERLLPQVAAVEIARNWISSASPVSRAKRNLPRVVVTKHFVNDDEFHPDPFANGQNSACHLYVQNNNHSSLSKS is encoded by the exons ATGGTCTCAACTCACATTCACAAGTGGGCAGTCCGTTTGGTACTTGCAACGCTGGTGGTCTACCCATTCTCCAACGCCAGCATCCAACCGCTGGACTGGACGGAATTGGCCAACGAGATTGACAACCAGCAATGGTGCGGCAAGAGTGATTATTGCCACTCTCTCTATGAGACAGATGACGAATCAACAACGGAATTATTCTCCATCAAACACGGAAGGACCACAATGAACCCGAgcgaaatggaagaaaaacg CTTTTTGGAAAGGCCATGCCGTTGCGATGAGGAATGCCATAGATATGGCGACTGTTGTTACGACGCTCCGGCTGCCGACGTCGGCACCAGCATCAGCAACAATAACATCAAAGGCGTGGAGTTCAGCAGAAATTCGTTGGCGTGTTTACCTCTTCGCTTCAAAGATAACGATCACACTCCAGACCAAAAG TACTACATTTACATGGTCGATAAATGTCCGTCTACTTGGTTCgtcgacggcgacgacgaatCTCTACCGGCCTTGTGtcagaaaaaaccaaaccagTCGGACTATACCCATTTGATGGACATCCCCGTATTGTCGCTTGACACCAACCAGACTTACGCCAATGTTTTCTGTGCTCGATGTCACTCGGATGCTGCCCGGCTGGCTCGTTGGAATGTTTCCATCGAATGCAACGAAGATTTCGATCA gCTTAATATCAGCCGAGCACAAATATTTAGTCAATCCAATTATCAGCCAGGTTTGCGGCAATGGGTTCTTTATAACCCTTCTATTGATACCATTGGCAGCATTCGATGTCACATAGTTATCGATGAATTCCGGATGTTTTCAGATTATCTCAAA ACGACAGGCAGCAGGAGATGCTTACCGAGAATAGAAAGTTGTGCTACCAATTGGACAAGTGAGTCCGACAAAATCAAATGTCATGCCTACACTTTTCTTGTTCAAACGGAACCCCCTCTGGGATTCAGCAGACGG CAGAACGTGTACAAGAATGCCCACTGCGCCAAGTGCAACCATGTCCAGCCTAATGAAACTCTTTGCTATTTTCCGAGGAGTACGGACTTGTTCAGATTAAGAGCTCCTCTTCCAGGCGGCCGAAGACAATATTCGTTTTCAATGTTAATTGATTTTGACTTTGGCGGAAGTGGAGCAGGAGgcggaagaaatgaaattgtgtGTGGGCCCAAGGAAATATTTGACTACTTCCACGATCGATGTCATGCAGTTATTTGCGGCGCAATGTTTGTCAACGAAGGAGGAACTTGCGTACCGAAATCTGAGCTGAAAGTAGATGGACCAACATCCAGAATTTGGCTCAATTCATCTTGCCAGCGATTGGTTTTAACGGAGAATCTGGATTATATCCAGCTGGAAAACGGTTCGCTAATTCTAAACTCTACTGGCGAAATGCTTCATCCGGAAGATTACGAACCGATTGAAGTCGGACAGAACGTCAGCATTTGCTCGATCCAACCGGACAGCTACTTCAAATACGCCTCAACTGGGCAGCATTACATGTCCGATATTTGTTTAGCTATTAGCGTCGTCTGCCTTGCCTTCCACATAATCGTTCACATGATCCTACCGAAATTACGAAATTTACCCGGCAAGAATTTGCTTTCGCTCTCTTGCGCCCTCTTCATGGCCCAGCTGCTCTTTTTGACGGGCATCGGTCTTCGAGACACCGTCGGCTACCGCCTCTGTGCCACTCTGGGAGTGTTGACTCATTGGTTTTACTTGGCAGCTTTCTTCTGGATGAACGTCATGGGCTTCGACATTTGCCGGACATTCACCGGGTCACTGATCAGACACCGCGGCATGCAAGGCCGTGGCCAGCGCtgcactttcattttttattctttgtacGCCTGGGGTTTTCCAACTTTGGTCGTTTCCCTGGGAATCATGTTGGATTTAACCCACTTGATGGACGACTACGCACCCGAATACGGCACCCGCCTTTGCTGGATCTCAAACAAGACTGGACTGGGTTTCCTTTTCATGGTGCCAGTAGCCGTTCTGCTGTTGGAGAACATGATCCTCTTCAGTCTGACCGTATTCTCCATTTTGAAACAGAGGAGAGCCGCTCGGTTCGCAGTCGACAAGAAACAGTCCTACCGAAAGGCCGGCGAGAGCAAGTCGGTGACGGAAAGGCTCCAACTTCCGCCCGGTCCGACGGCCCCAACGGCCCCCATGCGTCACAGTAGCACCGCCAACAGCAAGCAAAAGATTCGCTTCATCCTTTACATCAAACTGGGTCTGATTATGGGAATGGGCTGGATCTTCGGCTTCATAGCGGCTCTAGCCAAAATTCCAGCTCTCTGGTACCCGTTTATCTTCTTCAACGCTTTGCAAGGCGCCTTCATCTTCGTGGCTTTTTGCTGCAAGcgaaaaatctattttatGCTGTACCAATGGGCCACCAATCGACCGCACCCATCTGACTCGTCGTCAAGCAGCCGAACGACGGCTAGTTCCAACAAGCCTAGCACCAGCACTCAGAGGGCCAGCGTTGCCGTTGAACTACCCAGTAATTTGGCAGTCGAATTCGAAAGTCATCCAACCAATCGGTTCGTTCCCATCGTCCAAGACAGCACACAACCG CAGCAGCCTTCCTTAGCGGCCGAACGTCTGCTCCCGCAGGTGGCCGCGGTCGAGATTGCTCGCAATTGGATCAGTTCCGCCTCGCCGGTCAGCCGGGCCAAACGAAATCTGCCTCGAGTTGTCGTCACCAAACATTTCGTCAACGATGACGAATTTCATCCGGATCCGTTCGCCAACGGGCAAAACTCCGCGTGCCATCTCTACGTTCAAAATAACAATCACTCATCGTTGTCCAAGTCCTGA
- the LOC124196320 gene encoding uncharacterized protein LOC124196320 isoform X1, which translates to MVSTHIHKWAVRLVLATLVVYPFSNASIQPLDWTELANEIDNQQWCGKSDYCHSLYETDDESTTELFSIKHGRTTMNPSEMEEKRFLERPCRCDEECHRYGDCCYDAPAADVGTSISNNNIKGVEFSRNSLACLPLRFKDNDHTPDQKYYIYMVDKCPSTWFVDGDDESLPALCQKKPNQSDYTHLMDIPVLSLDTNQTYANVFCARCHSDAARLARWNVSIECNEDFDQLNISRAQIFSQSNYQPGLRQWVLYNPSIDTIGSIRCHIVIDEFRMFSDYLKTTGSRRCLPRIESCATNWTSESDKIKCHAYTFLVQTEPPLGFSRRHLQQNVYKNAHCAKCNHVQPNETLCYFPRSTDLFRLRAPLPGGRRQYSFSMLIDFDFGGSGAGGGRNEIVCGPKEIFDYFHDRCHAVICGAMFVNEGGTCVPKSELKVDGPTSRIWLNSSCQRLVLTENLDYIQLENGSLILNSTGEMLHPEDYEPIEVGQNVSICSIQPDSYFKYASTGQHYMSDICLAISVVCLAFHIIVHMILPKLRNLPGKNLLSLSCALFMAQLLFLTGIGLRDTVGYRLCATLGVLTHWFYLAAFFWMNVMGFDICRTFTGSLIRHRGMQGRGQRCTFIFYSLYAWGFPTLVVSLGIMLDLTHLMDDYAPEYGTRLCWISNKTGLGFLFMVPVAVLLLENMILFSLTVFSILKQRRAARFAVDKKQSYRKAGESKSVTERLQLPPGPTAPTAPMRHSSTANSKQKIRFILYIKLGLIMGMGWIFGFIAALAKIPALWYPFIFFNALQGAFIFVAFCCKRKIYFMLYQWATNRPHPSDSSSSSRTTASSNKPSTSTQRASVAVELPSNLAVEFESHPTNRFVPIVQDSTQPQQPSLAAERLLPQVAAVEIARNWISSASPVSRAKRNLPRVVVTKHFVNDDEFHPDPFANGQNSACHLYVQNNNHSSLSKS; encoded by the exons ATGGTCTCAACTCACATTCACAAGTGGGCAGTCCGTTTGGTACTTGCAACGCTGGTGGTCTACCCATTCTCCAACGCCAGCATCCAACCGCTGGACTGGACGGAATTGGCCAACGAGATTGACAACCAGCAATGGTGCGGCAAGAGTGATTATTGCCACTCTCTCTATGAGACAGATGACGAATCAACAACGGAATTATTCTCCATCAAACACGGAAGGACCACAATGAACCCGAgcgaaatggaagaaaaacg CTTTTTGGAAAGGCCATGCCGTTGCGATGAGGAATGCCATAGATATGGCGACTGTTGTTACGACGCTCCGGCTGCCGACGTCGGCACCAGCATCAGCAACAATAACATCAAAGGCGTGGAGTTCAGCAGAAATTCGTTGGCGTGTTTACCTCTTCGCTTCAAAGATAACGATCACACTCCAGACCAAAAG TACTACATTTACATGGTCGATAAATGTCCGTCTACTTGGTTCgtcgacggcgacgacgaatCTCTACCGGCCTTGTGtcagaaaaaaccaaaccagTCGGACTATACCCATTTGATGGACATCCCCGTATTGTCGCTTGACACCAACCAGACTTACGCCAATGTTTTCTGTGCTCGATGTCACTCGGATGCTGCCCGGCTGGCTCGTTGGAATGTTTCCATCGAATGCAACGAAGATTTCGATCA gCTTAATATCAGCCGAGCACAAATATTTAGTCAATCCAATTATCAGCCAGGTTTGCGGCAATGGGTTCTTTATAACCCTTCTATTGATACCATTGGCAGCATTCGATGTCACATAGTTATCGATGAATTCCGGATGTTTTCAGATTATCTCAAA ACGACAGGCAGCAGGAGATGCTTACCGAGAATAGAAAGTTGTGCTACCAATTGGACAAGTGAGTCCGACAAAATCAAATGTCATGCCTACACTTTTCTTGTTCAAACGGAACCCCCTCTGGGATTCAGCAGACGG CACTTACAGCAGAACGTGTACAAGAATGCCCACTGCGCCAAGTGCAACCATGTCCAGCCTAATGAAACTCTTTGCTATTTTCCGAGGAGTACGGACTTGTTCAGATTAAGAGCTCCTCTTCCAGGCGGCCGAAGACAATATTCGTTTTCAATGTTAATTGATTTTGACTTTGGCGGAAGTGGAGCAGGAGgcggaagaaatgaaattgtgtGTGGGCCCAAGGAAATATTTGACTACTTCCACGATCGATGTCATGCAGTTATTTGCGGCGCAATGTTTGTCAACGAAGGAGGAACTTGCGTACCGAAATCTGAGCTGAAAGTAGATGGACCAACATCCAGAATTTGGCTCAATTCATCTTGCCAGCGATTGGTTTTAACGGAGAATCTGGATTATATCCAGCTGGAAAACGGTTCGCTAATTCTAAACTCTACTGGCGAAATGCTTCATCCGGAAGATTACGAACCGATTGAAGTCGGACAGAACGTCAGCATTTGCTCGATCCAACCGGACAGCTACTTCAAATACGCCTCAACTGGGCAGCATTACATGTCCGATATTTGTTTAGCTATTAGCGTCGTCTGCCTTGCCTTCCACATAATCGTTCACATGATCCTACCGAAATTACGAAATTTACCCGGCAAGAATTTGCTTTCGCTCTCTTGCGCCCTCTTCATGGCCCAGCTGCTCTTTTTGACGGGCATCGGTCTTCGAGACACCGTCGGCTACCGCCTCTGTGCCACTCTGGGAGTGTTGACTCATTGGTTTTACTTGGCAGCTTTCTTCTGGATGAACGTCATGGGCTTCGACATTTGCCGGACATTCACCGGGTCACTGATCAGACACCGCGGCATGCAAGGCCGTGGCCAGCGCtgcactttcattttttattctttgtacGCCTGGGGTTTTCCAACTTTGGTCGTTTCCCTGGGAATCATGTTGGATTTAACCCACTTGATGGACGACTACGCACCCGAATACGGCACCCGCCTTTGCTGGATCTCAAACAAGACTGGACTGGGTTTCCTTTTCATGGTGCCAGTAGCCGTTCTGCTGTTGGAGAACATGATCCTCTTCAGTCTGACCGTATTCTCCATTTTGAAACAGAGGAGAGCCGCTCGGTTCGCAGTCGACAAGAAACAGTCCTACCGAAAGGCCGGCGAGAGCAAGTCGGTGACGGAAAGGCTCCAACTTCCGCCCGGTCCGACGGCCCCAACGGCCCCCATGCGTCACAGTAGCACCGCCAACAGCAAGCAAAAGATTCGCTTCATCCTTTACATCAAACTGGGTCTGATTATGGGAATGGGCTGGATCTTCGGCTTCATAGCGGCTCTAGCCAAAATTCCAGCTCTCTGGTACCCGTTTATCTTCTTCAACGCTTTGCAAGGCGCCTTCATCTTCGTGGCTTTTTGCTGCAAGcgaaaaatctattttatGCTGTACCAATGGGCCACCAATCGACCGCACCCATCTGACTCGTCGTCAAGCAGCCGAACGACGGCTAGTTCCAACAAGCCTAGCACCAGCACTCAGAGGGCCAGCGTTGCCGTTGAACTACCCAGTAATTTGGCAGTCGAATTCGAAAGTCATCCAACCAATCGGTTCGTTCCCATCGTCCAAGACAGCACACAACCG CAGCAGCCTTCCTTAGCGGCCGAACGTCTGCTCCCGCAGGTGGCCGCGGTCGAGATTGCTCGCAATTGGATCAGTTCCGCCTCGCCGGTCAGCCGGGCCAAACGAAATCTGCCTCGAGTTGTCGTCACCAAACATTTCGTCAACGATGACGAATTTCATCCGGATCCGTTCGCCAACGGGCAAAACTCCGCGTGCCATCTCTACGTTCAAAATAACAATCACTCATCGTTGTCCAAGTCCTGA
- the LOC124196320 gene encoding uncharacterized protein LOC124196320 isoform X2 has protein sequence MVSTHIHKWAVRLVLATLVVYPFSNASIQPLDWTELANEIDNQQWCGKSDYCHSLYETDDESTTELFSIKHGRTTMNPSEMEEKRFLERPCRCDEECHRYGDCCYDAPAADVGTSISNNNIKGVEFSRNSLACLPLRFKDNDHTPDQKYYIYMVDKCPSTWFVDGDDESLPALCQKKPNQSDYTHLMDIPVLSLDTNQTYANVFCARCHSDAARLARWNVSIECNEDFDQLNISRAQIFSQSNYQPGLRQWVLYNPSIDTIGSIRCHIVIDEFRMFSDYLKTTGSRRCLPRIESCATNWTSESDKIKCHAYTFLVQTEPPLGFSRRHLQQNVYKNAHCAKCNHVQPNETLCYFPRSTDLFRLRAPLPGGRRQYSFSMLIDFDFGGSGAGGGRNEIVCGPKEIFDYFHDRCHAVICGAMFVNEGGTCVPKSELKVDGPTSRIWLNSSCQRLVLTENLDYIQLENGSLILNSTGEMLHPEDYEPIEVGQNVSICSIQPDSYFKYASTGQHYMSDICLAISVVCLAFHIIVHMILPKLRNLPGKNLLSLSCALFMAQLLFLTGIGLRDTVGYRLCATLGVLTHWFYLAAFFWMNVMGFDICRTFTGSLIRHRGMQGRGQRCTFIFYSLYAWGFPTLVVSLGIMLDLTHLMDDYAPEYGTRLCWISNKTGLGFLFMVPVAVLLLENMILFSLTVFSILKQRRAARFAVDKKQSYRKAGESKSVTERLQLPPGPTAPTAPMRHSSTANSKQKIRFILYIKLGLIMGMGWIFGFIAALAKIPALWYPFIFFNALQGAFIFVAFCCKRKIYFMLYQWATNRPHPSDSSSSSRTTASSNKPSTSTQRASVAVELPSNLAVEFESHPTNRFVPIVQDSTQPQPSLAAERLLPQVAAVEIARNWISSASPVSRAKRNLPRVVVTKHFVNDDEFHPDPFANGQNSACHLYVQNNNHSSLSKS, from the exons ATGGTCTCAACTCACATTCACAAGTGGGCAGTCCGTTTGGTACTTGCAACGCTGGTGGTCTACCCATTCTCCAACGCCAGCATCCAACCGCTGGACTGGACGGAATTGGCCAACGAGATTGACAACCAGCAATGGTGCGGCAAGAGTGATTATTGCCACTCTCTCTATGAGACAGATGACGAATCAACAACGGAATTATTCTCCATCAAACACGGAAGGACCACAATGAACCCGAgcgaaatggaagaaaaacg CTTTTTGGAAAGGCCATGCCGTTGCGATGAGGAATGCCATAGATATGGCGACTGTTGTTACGACGCTCCGGCTGCCGACGTCGGCACCAGCATCAGCAACAATAACATCAAAGGCGTGGAGTTCAGCAGAAATTCGTTGGCGTGTTTACCTCTTCGCTTCAAAGATAACGATCACACTCCAGACCAAAAG TACTACATTTACATGGTCGATAAATGTCCGTCTACTTGGTTCgtcgacggcgacgacgaatCTCTACCGGCCTTGTGtcagaaaaaaccaaaccagTCGGACTATACCCATTTGATGGACATCCCCGTATTGTCGCTTGACACCAACCAGACTTACGCCAATGTTTTCTGTGCTCGATGTCACTCGGATGCTGCCCGGCTGGCTCGTTGGAATGTTTCCATCGAATGCAACGAAGATTTCGATCA gCTTAATATCAGCCGAGCACAAATATTTAGTCAATCCAATTATCAGCCAGGTTTGCGGCAATGGGTTCTTTATAACCCTTCTATTGATACCATTGGCAGCATTCGATGTCACATAGTTATCGATGAATTCCGGATGTTTTCAGATTATCTCAAA ACGACAGGCAGCAGGAGATGCTTACCGAGAATAGAAAGTTGTGCTACCAATTGGACAAGTGAGTCCGACAAAATCAAATGTCATGCCTACACTTTTCTTGTTCAAACGGAACCCCCTCTGGGATTCAGCAGACGG CACTTACAGCAGAACGTGTACAAGAATGCCCACTGCGCCAAGTGCAACCATGTCCAGCCTAATGAAACTCTTTGCTATTTTCCGAGGAGTACGGACTTGTTCAGATTAAGAGCTCCTCTTCCAGGCGGCCGAAGACAATATTCGTTTTCAATGTTAATTGATTTTGACTTTGGCGGAAGTGGAGCAGGAGgcggaagaaatgaaattgtgtGTGGGCCCAAGGAAATATTTGACTACTTCCACGATCGATGTCATGCAGTTATTTGCGGCGCAATGTTTGTCAACGAAGGAGGAACTTGCGTACCGAAATCTGAGCTGAAAGTAGATGGACCAACATCCAGAATTTGGCTCAATTCATCTTGCCAGCGATTGGTTTTAACGGAGAATCTGGATTATATCCAGCTGGAAAACGGTTCGCTAATTCTAAACTCTACTGGCGAAATGCTTCATCCGGAAGATTACGAACCGATTGAAGTCGGACAGAACGTCAGCATTTGCTCGATCCAACCGGACAGCTACTTCAAATACGCCTCAACTGGGCAGCATTACATGTCCGATATTTGTTTAGCTATTAGCGTCGTCTGCCTTGCCTTCCACATAATCGTTCACATGATCCTACCGAAATTACGAAATTTACCCGGCAAGAATTTGCTTTCGCTCTCTTGCGCCCTCTTCATGGCCCAGCTGCTCTTTTTGACGGGCATCGGTCTTCGAGACACCGTCGGCTACCGCCTCTGTGCCACTCTGGGAGTGTTGACTCATTGGTTTTACTTGGCAGCTTTCTTCTGGATGAACGTCATGGGCTTCGACATTTGCCGGACATTCACCGGGTCACTGATCAGACACCGCGGCATGCAAGGCCGTGGCCAGCGCtgcactttcattttttattctttgtacGCCTGGGGTTTTCCAACTTTGGTCGTTTCCCTGGGAATCATGTTGGATTTAACCCACTTGATGGACGACTACGCACCCGAATACGGCACCCGCCTTTGCTGGATCTCAAACAAGACTGGACTGGGTTTCCTTTTCATGGTGCCAGTAGCCGTTCTGCTGTTGGAGAACATGATCCTCTTCAGTCTGACCGTATTCTCCATTTTGAAACAGAGGAGAGCCGCTCGGTTCGCAGTCGACAAGAAACAGTCCTACCGAAAGGCCGGCGAGAGCAAGTCGGTGACGGAAAGGCTCCAACTTCCGCCCGGTCCGACGGCCCCAACGGCCCCCATGCGTCACAGTAGCACCGCCAACAGCAAGCAAAAGATTCGCTTCATCCTTTACATCAAACTGGGTCTGATTATGGGAATGGGCTGGATCTTCGGCTTCATAGCGGCTCTAGCCAAAATTCCAGCTCTCTGGTACCCGTTTATCTTCTTCAACGCTTTGCAAGGCGCCTTCATCTTCGTGGCTTTTTGCTGCAAGcgaaaaatctattttatGCTGTACCAATGGGCCACCAATCGACCGCACCCATCTGACTCGTCGTCAAGCAGCCGAACGACGGCTAGTTCCAACAAGCCTAGCACCAGCACTCAGAGGGCCAGCGTTGCCGTTGAACTACCCAGTAATTTGGCAGTCGAATTCGAAAGTCATCCAACCAATCGGTTCGTTCCCATCGTCCAAGACAGCACACAACCG CAGCCTTCCTTAGCGGCCGAACGTCTGCTCCCGCAGGTGGCCGCGGTCGAGATTGCTCGCAATTGGATCAGTTCCGCCTCGCCGGTCAGCCGGGCCAAACGAAATCTGCCTCGAGTTGTCGTCACCAAACATTTCGTCAACGATGACGAATTTCATCCGGATCCGTTCGCCAACGGGCAAAACTCCGCGTGCCATCTCTACGTTCAAAATAACAATCACTCATCGTTGTCCAAGTCCTGA
- the LOC124188307 gene encoding uncharacterized protein LOC124188307, with protein MAEVTIRQFVWTMLSLFTLSFWINLSILIEWSITLVENNDAENVNRCNHQQKNLCRYRYPIIRGPRDFSITAGPDWNTTAVGDDADSFGRCRCDVECGRYGDCCADAADVYDIESRSSLTSQWTCLPMRTERDRYRSDQNFHMYMIGSCPISDLSSNDKSVEALCRRRKDPESYHEHQYSYLIDIPVLSLATNRTYANVYCAQCHFDSHQLAQWNISIKCDDDIEKYNLTRDRMFRQENYRPGKRSWIYNQEHLTLKCIFIIEQFNNPINYLKSTAGRHCVSGSHNCASDWTGTAEGHNCDIYTLFVETSAVEVPKNSHCVDNTLYSFSIVMDFKFGGNQVGKTCQSNEIFDHLQKSCHAVTCDSQMLKHASGICVGRQQLAESVNNVSLGSRCSRLTLFKHVDYYSLDNGSLVLNKTGEILQPNDYESSRNGTVQICESESFPRFLNELKNYLKDSYAQRCLSNVCLTISVICLAFHIAIHIALPKLRNVPAKNLLALSCTLFLGQFLFLTGVGARNSIGYGPCAFIAVLIHWSLMAAFFWMNIMGFDMCRTFAGSQIKPRLQHASVTRRRTTFRSYSLYGWSCPSLIVVVALIVDFCGVTDSGWAPHYGTHQCWICNKNGLGLFFVLPMAVLLTVNFVFFILTAWSIVKQWRETHFAIRQSRTFKQKKGIANFSDSLKMSDMIYQRNRKSYIVRLRTRFFLYVKLGTIMGLGWVSGFIAALADVPGLWYPFILFNTLQGAFIFLAFDCKRKVYYMVYEVITKRPHPSNLSSSQRVSTTPTTASTKLQATRKISLLTPPVVSNNQM; from the exons ATGGCAGAGGTGACGATTCGTCAGTTTGTGTGGACTATGCTGTCGCTCTTCACGCTCTCTTTCTGGATTAACCTGTCCATCCTGATCGAATGGTCAATAACGCTGGTCGAGAACAATGACGCTGAAAATGTCAACAGGTGCAACCATCAGCAAAAGAACCTCTGTCGATATCGGTATCCCATTATCCGAGGACCGAGAGATTTCTCCATCACTGCAGGACCCGACTGGAACACAACGGCCGTTGGGGATGATGCCGACTC ATTTGGAAGATGCCGTTGTGACGTCGAATGCGGTCGCTACGGCGACTGCTGTGCGGATGCGGCGGACGTGTACGATATCGAGTCCAGAAGTAGCCTGACATCCCAGTGGACATGTTTACCCATGAGGACGGAGAGGGATCGCTACAGATCCGACCAGAAT TTTCACATGTACATGATCGGAAGCTGTCCAATCAGTGATTTGTCCAGTAATGACAAATCCGTGGAAGCCTTGTGTCGCCGTCGAAAAGATCCTGAATCCTATCATGAGCACCAATATTCTTACTTGATCGACATTCCTGTATTGTCATTGGCAACCAACCGGACTTACGCCAACGTCTACTGCGCCCAGTGTCATTTTGATTCTCACCAATTGGCCCAGTGGAACATTTCCATCAAATGCGACGACGACATTGAAAA gTACAATTTAACTCGAGACAGAATGTTTCGCCAAGAAAATTATCGTCCGGGTAAGAGGAGTTGGATTTATAATCAAGAACACCTGACCCTTAAATGCATCTTCATCATCGAACAGTTCAATAATCCCATCAATTACCTCAAG TCAACGGCTGGTAGACATTGCGTTTCGGGCTCGCACAACTGCGCATCGGACTGGACGGGCACGGCAGAAGGCCATAACTGCGACATCTATACGCTTTTTGTTGAAACGTCTGCTGTGGAG gtACCCAAGAACTCTCACTGCGTCGACAACACTCTTTACTCGTTTTCGATCGTCATGGATTTCAAATTTGGGGGAAACCAAGTCGGTAAAACATGTCAGTCCAACGAGATATTCGATCACTTGCAAAAAAGCTGTCACGCCGTTACCTGTGATTCACAAATGCTGAAACACGCCTCTGGAATTTGCGTTGGGCGTCAGCAGCTGGCGGAAAGTGTCAACAATGTTTCTTTGGGTTCCCGCTGCTCTAGATTGACGCTGTTCAAGCATGTCGATTACTACTCATTGGATAACGGGTCTCTGGTGTTGAACAAAACGGGCGAAATACTCCAGCCCAACGACTACGAGTCAAGCCGAAACGGCACAGTCCAGATTTGCGAGAGCGAATCGTTTCCAAGATTCCTCAACGAACTCAAAAACTACCTGAAAGATTCTTACGCGCAACGTTGCCTGTCGAACGTGTGTTTAACCATCAGCGTCATTTGCCTAGCATTTCACATTGCCATCCATATCGCCCTTCCGAAGCTACGCAACGTGCCCGCCAAGAACTTGCTGGCACTTTCCTGTACCCTTTTCCTTGGCCAGTTTCTCTTCTTGACTGGCGTCGGAGCGCGAAACTCGATCGGTTACGGGCCCTGTGCTTTTATTGCAGTCCTGATTCACTGGTCCCTCATGGCCGCCTTCTTCTGGATGAACATCATGGGCTTCGACATGTGCCGAACCTTTGCTGGCTCGCAAATCAAACCCCGCCTGCAGCACGCTTCCGTCACAAGACGTCGGACAACTTTCCGCTCTTATTCTCTTTACGGATGGAGCTGTCCGTCTTTAATCGTGGTCGTCGCTCTCATCGTGGATTTCTGTGGTGTGACGGACAGTGGATGGGCGCCCCACTACGGGACTCATCAGTGTTGGATTTGCAACAAAAACGGGCTGGGACTTTTCTTCGTTCTGCCGATGGCTGTTTTGTTAAcagtaaattttgttttctttattcttacaGCTTGGTCCATCGTGAAGCAGTGGAGGGAGACCCATTTTGCAATTCGACAAAGTCGAACgttcaagcaaaaaaaagggatcgcTAATTTCTCCGATAGTCTTAAAATGTCCGACATGATTTATCAGCGTAACAGGAAATCCTACATTGTCCGTTTGCGCACTCGGTTCTTTCTCTACGTCAAACTGGGGACGATTATGGGACTCGGATGGGTCTCGGGTTTCATCGCTGCACTGGCTGATGTGCCTGGCCTCTGGTATCCCTTCATTCTTTTCAACACTCTGCAAGGGGCGTTCATTTTTCTGGCATTTGATTGCAAACGTAAAGTCTATTATATGGTCTACGAAGTCATTACTAAGCGACCGCATCCGTCGAATTTGTCATCCAGCCAAAGGGTTTCCACAACGCCGACAACGGCATCCACGAAGTTACAAGCAACGCGCAAGATATCGTTACTTACGCCACCAGTAGTTTCTAATAACCAAATGTAG